TTCTGTTCACTTTACTGTACTGATATTGTCCCGAGTAACATGTAGTTTTTTCAACATTTTAGTCCTAAGAAAGACTTATGTAGTCAACATGCACAGTTATAAGTGTTAAATTATTATTATGTTTTTATGAGAGCGCAATGATGTTAGTTTAAATTTCAGTTGACGTTTTTAAACTTTGGGTTATGCAGATATAAGTACATTGCATAGAACATACACTTCTAATGTGACACTTTCAAACAAGAAGATGCAGGCTACATTTGTCAGAGATGCTTGGAACATGCTCGAGTAAATATTTACTCGAGTATTTGCTTCACATAGGCCTACCTAGCACTTGACCACCCAACAATGTCTACCTGTCTATACACAGACTAACCTCTATTTATTTAATCTAGCAACAAACCAATGGTTTATCCCTGCGGTTCGTGGTGATATTCCCCCTGGATGTGCTGCATACGGTTTTGTTTGTGATGGCACCCGGCTTCTGGTTTTTGGTGGAATGGTGGAATATGGAAAATACAGCAATGATCTCTATGAGCTACAGGTAATGGAATGCTTCACCACATTCTTGTTATAAACATTGGTAGAGCTAAAGCCAGGGGTAAAATGGCTGTCTTTAAGTACTTATAAATAGATTATGCCTTTTTTTTCCTTCAGGCCAGCAGATGGGAATGGAAAAAGTTGAAAGCTAAGACTCCCAAAAATGGCCCACCTCCCTGTCCTCGACTTGGCCACAGTTTCTCGCTGGTGGGTAACAAGTGCTACTTGTTTGGAGGACTGGCTAATGACAGCGAGGACCCCAAAAACAACATCCCCAGGTACAGATGCCTTAAGAAGGAGTTGTGAAATGTGACCAGTGGGGTAACGGGTTAAATGATGCTGTGGAATGGAAGCAAATCGGTAGTTTGTAGTAAGCAATTAGAAATACTTTCTGACTGAAATCTCTATTTTGTAACTAGATACCTGAATGATCTGTACACCCTGGAGCTTCGTGCTGGCTCCAGTGTTGTGGGCTGGGATATACCAATTACTTACGGTGTTTTGCCGCCTCCTCGCGAGAGCCACACTGCCGTAGTATACACAGAAAAGGACAGCAAGAAATCTCGCCTGATCATCTATGGAGGGATGAGTGGCTGTCGTCTGGGAGATCTATGGACCCTTGACATCGGTAGGCTCCTGAGTTAACAGTATTACCATATCATTGTATTTAATCACTCTTTGTCTCTTATTCGCATAAATCAGTCTAGTCGGTGTATTATCTAAATTATCTTGCTCTGTCTGCAGACACCCTGACCTGGACTAAGCCATCAGTGAATGGCACAGCACCTCTGCCCAGGAGTCTTCACTCTGCCACCACCATCACAAACAAGTGAGATCTCCCTGAATACCTGTTGAAGTTATAAAAGTGATATTATGATCATTTAGATCTCTGGAATAACAATCGGTTAAATCTCTCAGCAGTAGCCTATTTATGATGACTGCTTGATTCTCATTTCTTTGTCTACCTCATTGTAGGATGTTTGTGTTTGGGGGATGGGTTCCCCTGGTTATGGATGATGTGAAGGTGGCCACACATGAGAAGGAATGGAAGTGCACAAACACACTGGCCTGCCTAAATCTCGGTTCGTCTCTCCGTTTTCAGTTATTGGTGCTACTACTTGCATTAAACCTTACACGCTGATTGTTTCTCTAGATCTGATTTGTGTATTATGAATTGATCGACTCCAACAAACTCAGTCTGAGTGAACATTCATTGGTAAATGGCAGTGTCACCTGGTGGTCaagttatattactgtcaaaaaataaaatgtgaaaCTCATGTTTCTTTTTACCCCAGACTCCATGGCCTGGGAATCAGTGGTGATGGATACTCTGGAGGACAATATCCCAAGGGCTCGGGCAGGACATTGCTCTGTGGCCATCAACTCTAGGTTGTATGTCTGGAGTGGCCGTGACGGTTACCGTAAAGCGTGGAACAACCAAGTCTGCTGTAAAGACCTCTGGTACCTTGAAACAGGTGAGTCAACTCGTAGTctcctctgtggctcagttggtagagcatggtgtttgcaacgccagggttgtgggttcgattcccacgggggaccagtacgggacattttttttttttttttttatgtatgcattcactactgtaagtcgctctggataagagcgtctgctaaatgacaaaaaatgtaaatgtaactcctATTTTCTCATTTACTCTGGTAAAGCAAGCCCACAGTATTTGCTCAACTGTGCTCTTGGCGAGGCTTACTCTGCTTCTGTTGATTGCTTATAAGAAATGTGACCATTTTATGTTTTGGTTACAGAGAGGCCACACGCTCCCTCGAGAGTGCAGCTAGTCCGTGCCAACACCAACTCCCTGGAGGTAAGCTGGGGCGCTGTGTCCACCGCAGACACCTACCTGCTGCAGCTACAAAAGTACGACATTCCAGCCGCCACTGCTGTGACCTCGCCGGCCCTCAATGCCGCCACCTCTCTGCAAGGGAACTTGCCTAAGAGCCCAGCCACAGCTGCTCCCTCTGCTCAGAACCTACCACACACAGGTATCACTATTGTACTATCCTTCCCAACATGCCCAGAAGCCCGCTGGCTGCCTCCACAGCTCGTGGGCCAGGTAAAACCATGGATGTCCTACTTGTTCAGGTTGTTTGTACCATTTTATGGACTATTGTCACAGTTTTCATTGTTCATTTTTACAGCCCATTGTATTTCGATAACCGCATACCAAATGGTATGTAAAAAGCAGACCTCAACAGCTCTATATACTGAGCAGATTTTCTGTTGTTTTGACAGCTATCTTGAAGGTGGCAGCGCCTCCATCTGGCACGGGTACCTCCCTTGTCACTGTGCGACCAAACCAGGCTGGGAAATCCCCTGTCACTGTGACATCACTTCTTCCAGGAGTTCGCATGGTTGTTCCTGCCCAGACCGCCCAAGGAACAGTATGGACAATTGTGAAATGGTTTTGTTATTCAAGGGTAAAAAGTTGTTTCTAGAGTAATGCCAAGAGTATTGCCTCACTCAGGACTGTTTGTTTTCCTTTTAGCCAGTCGGCAACAGCCCTCAGATGAGTGGCATGGCAGCTTTGGCTGCAGCTGCAGCAGCCACACAGAAGATCCCACCCTCTTCAAGCACTGTACTCAACATTCCAGCAGGTGCCACCCTTGTCAAAACCATGGCTGTCTCCCCTGGCTCCACCACAGTCAAAATGGCATCTCCTCTCATGGTAAGACCCATCAAATATcagtctgtaaaaaaaaaaaaatgaaactcAATGGCAGAATGTATGGGTTTGTCAGGTAGCCTCTGTCATGACCCAGTTTAGAATTTACACCCTTAACACATTTTGTATTTTCTGCTTCCAGGTTAGTAACCCAGCCACTCGCATGCTGAAGACAGCTGCAGCTCAGGTGGGCACAGCGACCGTATCGTCACCCAACTCGCCCAACAGACCCATCATCACTGTGCACAAGTCGGGCACGGTTACCGTAGCCCAGCAACACCAGGTGGTTACCACCATGGTGGGAGGAGTCACCAAGACCATCACCCTGGTCAAGAGCCCCCTCACAATGGGAGGCAGCGGCACTTTGGTGAGAGAACTAGACGGTCTTACAGGACACGGAGGGGAGGGAATACAGGCAGAAGGTTGTGAGAAATGTCTCTCCTTATACAAGATCCCACTTAAGAATTTGACATGCATGCTGTGAACTGAGAAATAGTTTTACACTTTGgctagttttttgttgttgttgtccgaCACCCGTATCAGATGAATCTTATATGGCCTAGGCATGAACCCgtggtagaagatgtggctgtGGAAACCTCCAAGATATGGAACAGCTTGAGTTCATAGATCTGCATGACTGTCAGGGTCTGTTAGATTGGCTGTACTCACAGTTCAGTTGTCCACTAGACACTGATCTCCTGACGCCAAATACTGTGACGTTTTCTGGTGACTCATAAATTGAGTCTCTCTCCTATGTCAGCAGATCTCCAACCTTGGCAAGATGATGTCTGTGGTACAAACCAAGCCAGTGCagacatcagctgttacaggCCAGGCTTCCACTAACCCTCTCACACAGCTCATACAGGTCAGCTATCTTCATGAGAGCAGGAAAAGGAGGAAGATAAAACTCCATGGACAGGCTCAGTCTGCTTTCAGTTGATCATGTTCATAATCCACTGTGTCTCCCGTAGACTAAGGGTTCTCTCCCTGCCGGCACCATACTGAAGCTGGTGACCTCAGCGGATGGCAagcccaccaccatcatcaccacgtcCCAGGCGGGAGGAACAGGGAACAAACCCACCATCCTGAACATCAGCGGCATGTCGCCCACCACAACCAAACAGGGCACCACCATCATCAAGACCATCCCTATGTCTGCTATTATGACCCAGCCTGGAGCCACAGGTCAGAACCCACTGGCTTCATGTTTCAGGGACAATTCAGCACAATACAAGAGGACCATATGCTGACAGTTTGTTTTGTTGCTAACAGTGACCAGCAGCACAGGGAAGACGCCCTATACTATCATCACCACCAAGATGATGACCACTGGCACTCCAGGCAAAATCATCACCACCATGCCCAAGCTTGGCACTGCAACTGGCCAGCAAGGGCTGACACAGGTACCTCACAGAAATGATGACCCTTACAACCTCTTGTAGAATATGCCTATATGATATGTTTATGCATAATATTTATAGGCTATGTGAAACAATTTGAGATGTTTCAGTTTTGACATTGGTGCCTTTTTTTAGCTTTTAAATGTCACATGGCATTTTATATTTAGTTACATTTGATAAATATCATACGGCGAAGTACAGCAGTGTTTGGAGCAGTTGAAATGCATGCATACCTCTGGGGACTATATTTGAATCTTCTCTTCTGATTAGTGCTACTAATACTGTACATTTGGCTGTATCAAATGTCTTGCCCCAGTGGATGAGTGTAATAGTGCCCCCTAGCCTCTCAATTTTATTATTTTACCTCCCCCTTGGTTTTTGTAGGTGGTTTTGAAGGGAGCTCCTGGCCAACCTGGCACCATTCTGCGCACTGTACCCATGGGTGGAGTCCGACTCGTCACCCCGGTCACAATGTCTTCTGTCAAGCCCAATGTAACTACACTGGTCGTCAAGGGAACAACTGGTATGGATAACATTTTCATAATTACAAACAGGTGCTGTCTGTTCAGTTCATAAGTATGCGGTTACATTTCCTTTTTCAAGCATAGTTCCAGCTGTCTCCCCCTTGTTGAGTTAGTGCTTTGTTCGTTCCCCTAGGTGTCACCACCCTGGGGACTGTCACAGGGACAGTCTCCTCCAGTCTGGCAGGGAGCTTTGTAGCCAGTGCCAATGCCTCTCTGGCAACTCCAATCACCACCCTGGGCACCATTGCCACCCTGTCCAGTCAAGTTATCAACCCCACTGCCATCACTGTGTCAGCAGCCCAGACCAGTCTGACCACAGCTACTACCCTTTCCACTTCCACCATGGTAAGCCGACTGTGCTATTCTTAATACAGATATCTAGCTATAGCTCCGATTATGTTCTTGATAATTGGAACATGAACTGTCATGCTGCACAATGTGGAGAGCTTTTTGATTGGGTTTTCTCCGTCATAATCAATACCTGATGTGCTCTCATTGCAGTCGGCAAACCAGCCAACCCAGGTGACTCTCATCACCACCCCCAGCGGGGTTGAGGCCCAGCCAGTGCAGGACTTGCCTGTGTCCTTCCTGGCCTCCCCCACCTCTGAGCAGCCCTCTTCTACTGAGGTTGGCGATGGCACTGTCACCATGGTCTGCTCCAACCCCCCCTGTGAGACCCACGAGACGGGCACCACCAACACCGCAACCACAGCCTCCTCCGATATAGGTGGGGTGCAGAGGGTCTGCTCCAACCCCCCCTGTGAGACCCACGAGACGGGCACCACCAACACCGCAACCACAGCCTCCTCCGATATAGGTGGGGTGCAGAGGGTCTGCTCCAACCCCCCCTGTGAGACCCACGAGACGGGCACCACCAACACCGCAACGACCGCCTCCACCGACATGGGCGGGGCAATGAGGGTGTGTACAAGCCCTCCATCAGAGACCCACGAGACGGGCACCACTAACACCTCAACCATCGCCCACACCATCATGGGGTCTAACCAACTGGGCACTGTCCAGAGTAGCTCATCCTCTCACCCcccatctctgtcctctccccctcAGACGACCACCTCTTCTTCCCCCGGAACCGCCACAGGCAAACAGGGACCAGAGAACCTGAGCACCGGCACCACATTCACCCCCACCACGGCATGCTCCAACATGGGCTCAGCCCAGACCGGAACTGTGCAGAGTCCAAAGCCAGCCATGGGCTCTACGGTGTGCTTAAACCCACCCTGCGAGACACATGAAACAGGCACAACCAACACTGCCACTCAGTCCTTGTCCAGCATGGGTAATGGGCAGACTGGCACTGTGCAGAGGGTGTGCTCAAACCCACCCTGCGAGACCCACGAAACTGGGACCACCAACACCCCGTCCCAGGCCAACTCAAACATGGCCGGGAACCAGACTGGCACTGTGCAGAGGGTGTGTTCCAACCCCCCCTGTGAAACCCACGAGACTGGCACCACCAACACGGCAACTACTGCCACAGGTATACTGTTAGAATAGATACTTGTTGTTTTTAATGGGTTTTATTTGAATGTTTAGGGCTATATTTCATGCCATGTGTGTCCTACAGCAGATGGAGCAGACAGTGCCACCAGCAGTACAGAGACTCCTTCCACCACTGCATCAGAAACAACCCCAGCCACCATCCAGAGCAGAGCCATCACTACTGTGACCCAGTCCACACCAGCCCCGGGGCCCTCAGTACCTGTAAAGAAACACCTAACTGAACTAACAATGCTTTGCCAGTCTATACTCTACTGATAGCATAACAATTGTGGAATTGCTAGTGTAAGAGTTTAGTTCAAAATTACTCACTGGCATGGTTAGGCAAATTATCAGCAACTAATGCCCAAAATCAATAGAATGTATGGAAATAATTAATTAATCTTGTCCATTTTGAGAATTTGCACTCATTAATTTTTACCCTTTTTATCTCCAGTCCATTTTGTCGATCACTGAGGGTGCAGCAGGTTCCACAGAAGAGCCCATGCAGACAGACACGGCCACGGAGGGGGGAGAGACGGCTATGGAGACTGGGCTGTCCCCAGAGCTGTCAGAGGGACAGATGGGGACAGGTCTGTCTGCAGAGGAGCTGGCTGTGACCGCAGCTGCGGAGGCAGCGGCGCAGGCTGCTGCCACAGAGGAGGCCCAGGCCCTGGCCATTCAGGCAGTCCTCCAGGCAGCACAGCAGGCAGTCATGAGTAAGTATGGCCCTCAGATTGGCAGTGTATTACCAGGCAATTGTTGGTAGATGATAATGGATTCATCTCAAATTACTTTAAATGTGTGTGAAGACAACCGCTCCCCAACTGCAACAATCTCACAATCAAACTGCGTTCCCCTGCATGCATAGACGAGGGTGATTCTGGCTCGACCGGACAGCAGGCCATCACACTCCCCATCGTCCTGACCCAGCAGGAGTTGGCAGCCTTGgtccagcagcagcaccagctccAGGAAGCTCAGGCCCAGGCTCAGGCCCAGGCTCAGGCCCAGGCTCAGGCCCAGGCTCAGGCCCAGGCTCAGGCCCAGGCTCAGCAGCAAGGAAACGCCCAGGCCCTACCCACTGAGGGCCTTGCCCCCGCAGACAGCCTCAACGACCCTGCGTCTGAGAGCAACGGGCACCCCGAGATGGCTGCAGCTGTCTCCAGCGCTGTGGCGTCACTGCTGCCGCGCACATCCACTGAGAGTAAGTATTTCTTTAAATTCTCTTTTAGGAGTATAATTCTTTATTCTTACTAATAGTGTTTCTCCGGGTCTTAAATGGACTTCTCCCTCTTGTCCCCTTGCAGCCCTGGCCCCCTCAAGCACATTTGCTGTTGCCAGTCCAGCCAAGCTGCAAGCTGCTGTAGCAGAGGTGGCCAATGGCATTGAGGGTGGGGTGAGTACCCATAATGTCCTGCTTGTATCCTGCCTGTTTGATCAGAATTTGAAAGCATGTTGTGCCATTCAACATTCCTCTAACTTCCTTTTATGTCGCGGTCATATACAGAAGCTAAACCCTCAACCAGCCCCTATCAAGACTCTTGTAAAAAAAGAGAACCAGTGGTTTGATGTTGGCATTGTCAAGGTGACAAACATGGTGGTTACGCACTTCTTCATCCCAGAGGACGATTCTCAAGTAGAGGTAAGCCTCAAAGCTGGATTCATGCCTTTGATGGCTTCGAGATCAGAGTTCAGTGCAGCACTAACGATGTGTGTGTTGTAGGATGACTCGGGTGCCatcccagactataaccagatgAAGAAAATGGAGCTGCAACCTGGCACAGCCTACAAGTTCCGTGTCGCTGGCATCAACGCTTGTGGTCGTGGTTCCTTCTCAGAGATATCTGCTTTTAAGACCTGTTTACCAGGCTTCCCTGGAGCACCTTGTGCCATCAAAATCAGCAAGGTAAAACTGCCAACTATTCACGGAACAATTACTGTTTTAGGGCACCCTTGACAAATAATCAGAGGTTGCAGTTTTTCTAGTCTTGATGGAATGTGGATTGTTTTTCTGCTGCTTTTGCGTTAAAACAACGGTTCCATCTTTTCCCTCTCAGAGCCCAGATGGTGCCCACCTCACCTGGGAGCCTCCCTCGGTGACATCAGGGAAGATCATTGAGTACTCTGTGTACCTGGCCATCCAGAGCACCCAGACAGCTGAGCCCAAGGCCTCCACCCCAGCCCAGCTGGCCTTCATGCGGGTGTACTGTGGGCCCAACCCCTCCTGCTTGGTGCAGTCCTCCAGCCTCTCCAATGCCCACATAGACTACACCACCAAGCCCGCCATCATCTTCCGCATAGCTGCGCGCAACGAGAAGGGCTACGGCCCTGCCACACAAGTCAGATGGCTGCAAGGTGGGTAAACTTTCATTTAAATTCTGCTGTTGAGCAAAATGGAGCAGCGTCTCTATAATTACGGTTGTACTTGTTTTTAAGTGTTTAAATATGGTTTCGCTTCAATGGATTTCCCCCTTTTTAGAGTCCAGCAAAGATGGAACCTTGGCAAAACCTGCCCCAAAAAGACCAGTTTCCTCGCCTGATACGTAAGTACCTGGTTCCATCTAATCTAGCCTACATTCCACACACATTATCAACACTAACTGGTTGTGGATGAATATTTCCTCAACAATGGCAAATTAccttaaataaatgttttgctttctgtCTGCCCCTGCAGTAAGGCTGCTGGTCAAAAGAAGGCAAGAACAGACCAGTGAGATCGCACAGATGACACCCCCCCGCTGTCCTTTTTGACCAGGAAGACTGATCCCTCCATCCTCATCCTGACTTCACCCCATCCTCAAGTTAACCTACATCCAGCCAGCAACATAAACAAAATGGCAGCAGAAACCCTAGATGGAAGTCAATAAGAGATATGGTTCTGTAGGCAAGACCCCTTTTTCTATTTGTCCCACTATTTCTAGAGCAacacaaatttaaaaaagcacatTATAGCTTTTACTTCataacttttttttctctctctctagctacttttattatactttttttttggcTACTTTCAGTAGTTGAGTAATTGTAGAGAAACATTTACAGCTTCACAAGCTGTGAGCCAGCCTAAACTTAATGTTATTTTtttgatggggggggggtgtaaagaGAGACTTCATGAGCTGATGTACAGTTTGAGGATGTGCTGAACAGGAGgcagtggtggtgttagtttagatGGGAGGAATTATCAAAATGGGAAAACAAACAAAAGAGGTTATTTTTCCCTCAAGGAGAAATGTGCTTAATTTAAGAAATCAATCGATTCAGATATCATACTGGACTCCAGTCTCCTAGTAATCTCATCAGTGTGCTTTTCCCCTGAGATGAGAACTGAGGGCTGATGCTATGAAGAGGACAACGAATCGAATGACGAAGGAAAACATTTGTAGTGAGAGACCGACTTTTCTAGGACTGAAACTTGCAGCATACACACATCTTGCAAAAATCTTCCCCAGAAATTAGCAAGCACTGATGCAGAAGATATTTGTgtagtttatttttgtatttttttaagctTTTCCTTGTCACTGTGCATTTTTAAAACGTCAACTACTTTTTTCGTTTTGTTTACTATTGTTTGTCTCCATTGTTTTCATGTGTTGGTGGGAAGACGGGTGGCAGTGCTGAAGTAGCCACTATATTTTTAAATCCTGGTTCGATCAGTTGTATGTTGTATCAGGGGGTATGAAAAAGAAAgacttttgtatttgttttgactAGGACCCCAGATGTAATAGGACTGAAGGGAATTTGAAACAGACCCAGGGAGAGGAGTGCTTTTACTTTGTTTACTACATCTTTCAATGCTTGTATCACTGTGTGTATgccaaacatggaaaatgaaTGAAGAAAAATCTGATCAGTTGTCATATTCCTTCCCTCTTTCCCCGCACATTTATTTTAGAACATGTACCCCTAACTGGCGGCCCACgtttagcccccccccccccccaaaaagagtatatttttgttgttggacataacactgtaaaaacatcaggaaatcagctccaagtgattttttttcatttaggaaatctgttcctaaGTATTTCCATGCATAATAGAGATGTGATTGTATAcacatgtaagcaaggtttgaaatggttGTTTTAGTCATATCTGGTTGGGCTTCTttcggtcaatttgcagtctacacattttttttgtaATTATATTCAAGAAAAAATCAGCCTGCGGCTTAATTGAGTTGGTGATCCCTGTGTTAGACAGAAATGATAGTGGTAGATTTTCTTTCCTTATACTGTTAGGGACCACCAAATccaatttacatttttttttaggctctTATTTTAACAACTATAGAGGTGAGGTGTGCAAGTTAATTGTGAAAAGTATACCTTTAAATTGGGATGTCTTGGTGGGAAGGAAGAAGCATAGCCAGAGTTTGGACTCGCTTGTAAATTAGT
The sequence above is drawn from the Salmo salar chromosome ssa22, Ssal_v3.1, whole genome shotgun sequence genome and encodes:
- the LOC106582878 gene encoding host cell factor 1 isoform X3, encoding MTGSMVSGTTGSTLQPRWKRVLGWSGPVPRPRHGHRAVAIKELMVVFGGGNEGIVDELHVYNTATNQWFIPAVRGDIPPGCAAYGFVCDGTRLLVFGGMVEYGKYSNDLYELQASRWEWKKLKAKTPKNGPPPCPRLGHSFSLVGNKCYLFGGLANDSEDPKNNIPRYLNDLYTLELRAGSSVVGWDIPITYGVLPPPRESHTAVVYTEKDSKKSRLIIYGGMSGCRLGDLWTLDIDTLTWTKPSVNGTAPLPRSLHSATTITNKMFVFGGWVPLVMDDVKVATHEKEWKCTNTLACLNLDSMAWESVVMDTLEDNIPRARAGHCSVAINSRLYVWSGRDGYRKAWNNQVCCKDLWYLETERPHAPSRVQLVRANTNSLEVSWGAVSTADTYLLQLQKYDIPAATAVTSPALNAATSLQGNLPKSPATAAPSAQNLPHTAILKVAAPPSGTGTSLVTVRPNQAGKSPVTVTSLLPGVRMVVPAQTAQGTPVGNSPQMSGMAALAAAAAATQKIPPSSSTVLNIPAGATLVKTMAVSPGSTTVKMASPLMVSNPATRMLKTAAAQVGTATVSSPNSPNRPIITVHKSGTVTVAQQHQVVTTMVGGVTKTITLVKSPLTMGGSGTLQISNLGKMMSVVQTKPVQTSAVTGQASTNPLTQLIQTKGSLPAGTILKLVTSADGKPTTIITTSQAGGTGNKPTILNISGMSPTTTKQGTTIIKTIPMSAIMTQPGATVTSSTGKTPYTIITTKMMTTGTPGKIITTMPKLGTATGQQGLTQVVLKGAPGQPGTILRTVPMGGVRLVTPVTMSSVKPNVTTLVVKGTTGVTTLGTVTGTVSSSLAGSFVASANASLATPITTLGTIATLSSQVINPTAITVSAAQTSLTTATTLSTSTMSANQPTQVTLITTPSGVEAQPVQDLPVSFLASPTSEQPSSTEVGDGTVTMVCSNPPCETHETGTTNTATTASSDIGGVQRVCSNPPCETHETGTTNTATTASSDIGGVQRVCSNPPCETHETGTTNTATTASTDMGGAMRVCTSPPSETHETGTTNTSTIAHTIMGSNQLGTVQSSSSSHPPSLSSPPQTTTSSSPGTATGKQGPENLSTGTTFTPTTACSNMGSAQTGTVQSPKPAMGSTVCLNPPCETHETGTTNTATQSLSSMGNGQTGTVQRVCSNPPCETHETGTTNTPSQANSNMAGNQTGTVQRVCSNPPCETHETGTTNTATTATDGADSATSSTETPSTTASETTPATIQSRAITTVTQSTPAPGPSVPSILSITEGAAGSTEEPMQTDTATEGGETAMETGLSPELSEGQMGTGLSAEELAVTAAAEAAAQAAATEEAQALAIQAVLQAAQQAVMNEGDSGSTGQQAITLPIVLTQQELAALVQQQHQLQEAQAQAQAQAQAQAQAQAQAQAQAQAQQQGNAQALPTEGLAPADSLNDPASESNGHPEMAAAVSSAVASLLPRTSTETLAPSSTFAVASPAKLQAAVAEVANGIEGGKLNPQPAPIKTLVKKENQWFDVGIVKVTNMVVTHFFIPEDDSQVEDDSGAIPDYNQMKKMELQPGTAYKFRVAGINACGRGSFSEISAFKTCLPGFPGAPCAIKISKSPDGAHLTWEPPSVTSGKIIEYSVYLAIQSTQTAEPKASTPAQLAFMRVYCGPNPSCLVQSSSLSNAHIDYTTKPAIIFRIAARNEKGYGPATQVRWLQESSKDGTLAKPAPKRPVSSPDTKAAGQKKARTDQ
- the LOC106582878 gene encoding host cell factor 1 isoform X1 codes for the protein MTGSMVSGTTGSTLQPRWKRVLGWSGPVPRPRHGHRAVAIKELMVVFGGGNEGIVDELHVYNTATNQWFIPAVRGDIPPGCAAYGFVCDGTRLLVFGGMVEYGKYSNDLYELQASRWEWKKLKAKTPKNGPPPCPRLGHSFSLVGNKCYLFGGLANDSEDPKNNIPRYLNDLYTLELRAGSSVVGWDIPITYGVLPPPRESHTAVVYTEKDSKKSRLIIYGGMSGCRLGDLWTLDIDTLTWTKPSVNGTAPLPRSLHSATTITNKMFVFGGWVPLVMDDVKVATHEKEWKCTNTLACLNLDSMAWESVVMDTLEDNIPRARAGHCSVAINSRLYVWSGRDGYRKAWNNQVCCKDLWYLETERPHAPSRVQLVRANTNSLEVSWGAVSTADTYLLQLQKYDIPAATAVTSPALNAATSLQGNLPKSPATAAPSAQNLPHTAILKVAAPPSGTGTSLVTVRPNQAGKSPVTVTSLLPGVRMVVPAQTAQGTPVGNSPQMSGMAALAAAAAATQKIPPSSSTVLNIPAGATLVKTMAVSPGSTTVKMASPLMVSNPATRMLKTAAAQVGTATVSSPNSPNRPIITVHKSGTVTVAQQHQVVTTMVGGVTKTITLVKSPLTMGGSGTLQISNLGKMMSVVQTKPVQTSAVTGQASTNPLTQLIQTKGSLPAGTILKLVTSADGKPTTIITTSQAGGTGNKPTILNISGMSPTTTKQGTTIIKTIPMSAIMTQPGATVTSSTGKTPYTIITTKMMTTGTPGKIITTMPKLGTATGQQGLTQVVLKGAPGQPGTILRTVPMGGVRLVTPVTMSSVKPNVTTLVVKGTTGVTTLGTVTGTVSSSLAGSFVASANASLATPITTLGTIATLSSQVINPTAITVSAAQTSLTTATTLSTSTMSANQPTQVTLITTPSGVEAQPVQDLPVSFLASPTSEQPSSTEVGDGTVTMVCSNPPCETHETGTTNTATTASSDIGGVQRVCSNPPCETHETGTTNTATTASSDIGGVQRVCSNPPCETHETGTTNTATTASTDMGGAMRVCTSPPSETHETGTTNTSTIAHTIMGSNQLGTVQSSSSSHPPSLSSPPQTTTSSSPGTATGKQGPENLSTGTTFTPTTACSNMGSAQTGTVQSPKPAMGSTVCLNPPCETHETGTTNTATQSLSSMGNGQTGTVQRVCSNPPCETHETGTTNTPSQANSNMAGNQTGTVQRVCSNPPCETHETGTTNTATTATADGADSATSSTETPSTTASETTPATIQSRAITTVTQSTPAPGPSVPSILSITEGAAGSTEEPMQTDTATEGGETAMETGLSPELSEGQMGTGLSAEELAVTAAAEAAAQAAATEEAQALAIQAVLQAAQQAVMNEGDSGSTGQQAITLPIVLTQQELAALVQQQHQLQEAQAQAQAQAQAQAQAQAQAQAQAQAQQQGNAQALPTEGLAPADSLNDPASESNGHPEMAAAVSSAVASLLPRTSTETLAPSSTFAVASPAKLQAAVAEVANGIEGGKLNPQPAPIKTLVKKENQWFDVGIVKVTNMVVTHFFIPEDDSQVEDDSGAIPDYNQMKKMELQPGTAYKFRVAGINACGRGSFSEISAFKTCLPGFPGAPCAIKISKSPDGAHLTWEPPSVTSGKIIEYSVYLAIQSTQTAEPKASTPAQLAFMRVYCGPNPSCLVQSSSLSNAHIDYTTKPAIIFRIAARNEKGYGPATQVRWLQESSKDGTLAKPAPKRPVSSPDTKAAGQKKARTDQ